From a single Opitutaceae bacterium genomic region:
- the rplU gene encoding 50S ribosomal protein L21: MKATIKTQGRQFTVQEGDVLVVNQFPGTEAGATIEINDVLAVGEGSDIRFGTPLVDGASVSATLVENKRGDKVIIFKKKKRKGYRRKRGHRQELSVIKIESIKG, translated from the coding sequence ATGAAAGCGACTATTAAGACCCAAGGCAGACAGTTCACCGTCCAGGAAGGTGACGTCCTTGTCGTCAACCAATTTCCCGGCACTGAAGCGGGTGCGACCATCGAAATCAACGACGTTCTCGCGGTCGGTGAGGGCTCGGATATCCGGTTCGGCACGCCCCTCGTCGACGGGGCCAGCGTCAGCGCCACCCTTGTCGAGAACAAGCGCGGTGACAAAGTGATCATCTTCAAGAAGAAGAAGCGCAAGGGCTACCGCCGCAAGCGGGGCCATCGCCAGGAGCTTTCGGTCATCAAGATCGAATCCATCAAGGGCTGA
- the rpmA gene encoding 50S ribosomal protein L27: MAHKKGQGTSKNGRDSHAQRLGIKRFGGQAVTAGTIILRQRGTKFHPGKNVGLGRDFTIFALVDGTVEFDKAHRKVGVVATSAA; encoded by the coding sequence ATGGCACATAAGAAGGGACAGGGAACCAGCAAGAACGGACGCGACAGTCACGCCCAGCGCTTGGGTATCAAGCGCTTCGGCGGTCAGGCCGTCACGGCCGGCACCATCATTCTCCGCCAGCGCGGCACCAAATTCCATCCGGGCAAGAATGTGGGTCTCGGACGAGATTTCACGATTTTCGCCCTGGTCGACGGCACCGTCGAGTTCGACAAGGCCCACCGCAAAGTCGGCGTAGTCGCGACATCGGCGGCCTGA
- a CDS encoding heparinase II/III family protein produces MKKSSVFFPPELVERARRNCERFPWAADIRDAVIARAEPWLGYSWDELWESVFGPGITRSWMVWSHGFCPACSNPVTMYNWEIDPFRHPWKVCCPHCREFFPKNDFQQFYRSGMDRAGWFRPELADRNLLVPSEEGSSGPPGFGIDDGEGYVDGGHRWRFIGAYLIYGQWKKLVLGGIQSLSEAWLVSGDVEYGRRAAILIDRVADVYPEFDFAEQGLVYEEKPRSGYVSNWHDACAETRQLVEAYDRIFPILEDDALIAYLKSRANRHGLANTKESAGEIRRNIEDRILRDALANRDKIYSNFPNEEQTCLVVETVLGWPDNREYILELIDAILVEGTAIDGVTGEKGLMAYGTIGPRGTAAILGQFGRLDHDFLREILLRHPRIRDHFRFHVDTWCLHSFYPKEGDGGGFNQNRADCFGTVFGFRGAPAPGLAPSPYAFLGQLYQLTGDPAFAQILHEGNERTTEGLPHDLFAEDPDAFQRMIRGVIAENGFLPTVGSVNKQQWHLAVLRSGDGDMARALWVDYDSMGRHCHFDAMNIGFFAHGLDLLPDFGYPPVQYGGWYSPKADWVKSSAAHNTVVVNGLNSKEGAGLTKLWVDRGPVQAIRVSGPDLTAAHRFERTIALIDVSAENAYAIDVFQVEGGNDHAWLLHGYAGEMRTAGLALQPGTDFGNGALMRDFRGDPGPAPGWQAEWTVDREMADLGDRPDVFLRFHGLTTGAAVDVAQSWVSLGYGKENRDAWIPQLLVRRRARDDLKSTFVGVFEPHTGHPEITGIRRLALEDDSGNDCGASSVALEIRLRDGRRDLMVLADSAGEGRSLHQPDWGLSLSGELCWIRRSRDGQISELTVAGGRATVKGRVFESKSAGFLTTSL; encoded by the coding sequence ATGAAGAAAAGCAGCGTGTTCTTTCCGCCAGAACTGGTTGAGCGGGCTCGAAGGAATTGCGAACGGTTTCCCTGGGCGGCCGACATCCGGGATGCGGTCATTGCGCGGGCGGAGCCATGGCTCGGGTATTCGTGGGATGAACTCTGGGAGTCGGTGTTTGGTCCGGGAATCACCCGAAGCTGGATGGTCTGGTCGCACGGCTTCTGTCCGGCCTGCTCCAATCCCGTCACCATGTACAACTGGGAGATCGATCCGTTCCGCCACCCCTGGAAGGTATGCTGCCCGCATTGCCGGGAGTTTTTTCCGAAGAACGATTTTCAGCAGTTTTACCGCTCGGGAATGGATCGGGCAGGTTGGTTCCGCCCGGAGTTGGCCGACCGGAATCTGCTGGTTCCCTCCGAGGAGGGGTCTTCGGGACCTCCCGGATTCGGGATCGATGATGGCGAGGGTTATGTGGACGGGGGGCACCGCTGGCGCTTCATCGGGGCCTATCTCATCTATGGGCAATGGAAGAAGCTTGTTCTGGGCGGGATCCAATCCCTGTCGGAGGCCTGGCTGGTCAGCGGGGATGTCGAGTACGGGAGAAGGGCGGCCATCCTGATCGACCGGGTCGCCGATGTTTACCCGGAATTTGACTTTGCCGAACAGGGGCTGGTTTACGAGGAAAAGCCCCGCTCCGGATATGTCTCGAACTGGCACGATGCCTGCGCGGAAACCCGCCAGTTGGTCGAAGCCTACGACCGTATCTTCCCGATACTGGAGGACGACGCACTCATTGCCTATCTGAAGTCGAGGGCCAATCGTCATGGCCTGGCGAATACCAAGGAGTCGGCGGGCGAGATCCGCAGGAATATCGAGGACCGGATACTCCGGGATGCCCTGGCCAACCGGGACAAGATCTACTCCAATTTCCCCAACGAAGAACAGACCTGCCTGGTCGTCGAAACGGTTCTCGGTTGGCCGGACAATCGGGAATACATTCTCGAGTTGATCGATGCCATCTTGGTCGAGGGTACCGCGATCGACGGCGTGACCGGGGAAAAGGGCTTGATGGCCTATGGAACCATCGGTCCTCGGGGAACGGCGGCCATTCTCGGCCAGTTCGGGCGGCTGGATCACGATTTCCTGCGGGAGATCCTCCTCCGGCATCCACGGATCCGGGATCATTTCCGATTCCATGTCGATACCTGGTGCCTTCACTCTTTCTACCCAAAGGAAGGCGATGGCGGAGGCTTCAATCAGAACAGGGCGGATTGCTTCGGAACGGTTTTCGGGTTCCGCGGTGCGCCGGCTCCGGGCCTTGCGCCCAGTCCCTATGCGTTCCTCGGTCAGCTTTATCAATTGACGGGTGATCCCGCCTTTGCGCAGATCCTCCACGAGGGAAATGAACGAACAACCGAGGGACTGCCCCACGATCTCTTCGCGGAAGATCCGGATGCCTTTCAGCGGATGATCCGCGGGGTGATTGCCGAAAATGGATTCCTGCCGACAGTGGGGAGTGTCAACAAGCAGCAATGGCACCTGGCCGTTCTCCGGTCGGGCGACGGAGACATGGCGCGGGCCCTCTGGGTCGATTACGATTCGATGGGGCGCCACTGTCACTTCGATGCCATGAACATCGGGTTCTTCGCCCATGGATTGGATCTGCTGCCGGACTTCGGGTATCCACCAGTGCAATACGGAGGCTGGTATTCACCCAAGGCGGATTGGGTGAAATCGTCCGCCGCCCACAACACCGTGGTTGTCAACGGTCTCAATTCGAAGGAAGGGGCGGGTTTGACGAAACTCTGGGTCGATCGCGGGCCGGTCCAGGCCATCCGGGTCTCGGGCCCGGATCTGACCGCTGCCCACCGTTTTGAGCGAACAATCGCCCTGATTGATGTTTCGGCCGAAAACGCCTACGCCATCGACGTTTTCCAGGTTGAAGGGGGAAACGACCACGCCTGGCTCCTGCACGGTTATGCCGGCGAGATGCGCACCGCCGGCCTGGCGCTTCAGCCGGGTACCGATTTCGGAAACGGTGCCCTGATGCGGGACTTTCGAGGTGATCCCGGCCCGGCGCCGGGATGGCAGGCCGAATGGACGGTCGACCGGGAGATGGCGGACCTGGGTGATCGACCAGATGTTTTTCTTCGGTTCCACGGGCTGACCACGGGTGCGGCAGTTGACGTGGCGCAATCCTGGGTTTCGCTCGGCTATGGCAAGGAGAACCGGGACGCCTGGATTCCACAATTGCTGGTCCGTCGGCGCGCTCGAGATGACTTGAAATCCACCTTTGTGGGTGTGTTTGAACCCCATACCGGTCACCCGGAGATCACGGGAATTCGCAGATTGGCTCTGGAAGATGACTCGGGCAACGACTGTGGAGCTTCATCGGTCGCCCTGGAAATCCGACTGCGGGACGGCCGGCGCGATCTCATGGTTCTTGCCGATTCTGCCGGGGAGGGGAGATCCCTTCATCAGCCGGATTGGGGCCTGTCCCTGTCAGGCGAGCTGTGCTGGATCCGCCGCAGCCGGGATGGACAAATCTCGGAATTAACGGTGGCCGGCGGCCGGGCGACAGTGAAGGGACGGGTTTTTGAGTCCAAATCCGCCGGGTTCCTGACCACCAGTCTGTAG
- the rlmN gene encoding 23S rRNA (adenine(2503)-C(2))-methyltransferase RlmN, producing MSGSGAISRTANDRPNPSGSDSRDLLDWTQVQLESFLLKAGHKPIHAETIRAMLFRRLVTDTGEMDGLPGRILRSLKDADLFVGRPAIIRDEASSDGFTRKFLLQYPDGEAVETVLMRYRGRSTACVSTQAGCAMGCVFCATGQAGFRRQLTTGEILAQILLVARVLRADGERLRNLVLMGQGEPLHNYDAVMQVVDEVIQEKGLALAADRVTLSTVGLVPGIRRLADEGRPMSLAVSLHAATDEERRALIPVARRWPLAELMDACRYFTRSTGREIFFEWTLIEGVNDGPDQAAKLVDLLRRQSAHVNLIPLNPTAGFTGSPTGLVRARRFQEVLRSGGIVSTIRQRRGIDIAAGCGQLAASAS from the coding sequence ATGTCCGGCTCAGGTGCCATCTCCAGAACAGCAAACGATCGCCCGAATCCGAGTGGTTCCGACTCTCGGGACCTCCTGGATTGGACACAGGTTCAGCTGGAATCCTTCCTGTTGAAGGCGGGACACAAACCGATTCATGCAGAGACGATCCGGGCCATGCTGTTCCGACGGCTCGTCACGGATACAGGGGAGATGGACGGACTGCCGGGAAGAATTCTCCGGAGCCTGAAGGATGCCGATCTGTTCGTCGGGCGCCCGGCCATCATCCGGGATGAGGCCAGTTCCGATGGCTTCACCCGGAAATTCCTCCTGCAATACCCGGATGGTGAAGCCGTTGAAACAGTTCTGATGCGCTACCGCGGCCGGTCAACCGCTTGTGTGAGCACGCAGGCGGGTTGCGCAATGGGGTGCGTGTTCTGTGCCACCGGTCAGGCTGGATTCCGTCGTCAGCTCACCACGGGCGAGATCCTCGCCCAGATTCTGCTGGTTGCGCGGGTCCTTCGAGCGGACGGCGAGCGTCTGCGAAATCTGGTTCTGATGGGGCAAGGGGAACCTCTTCACAATTACGATGCGGTCATGCAGGTGGTCGATGAAGTCATCCAGGAAAAGGGTCTGGCTCTGGCCGCTGACCGGGTCACCCTGAGCACGGTCGGCTTGGTGCCCGGCATCCGGCGCCTTGCCGATGAAGGCCGGCCCATGTCGCTGGCGGTCAGTCTCCACGCGGCCACCGATGAGGAGCGCAGGGCCTTGATTCCGGTCGCGCGACGCTGGCCCTTGGCCGAGCTGATGGATGCGTGCCGTTATTTCACCCGGTCCACCGGCAGGGAAATCTTCTTCGAGTGGACCCTGATCGAGGGTGTCAACGACGGCCCCGACCAGGCGGCGAAATTGGTGGACTTGCTCCGCCGCCAGTCCGCTCACGTCAACCTGATCCCCCTCAATCCAACTGCCGGATTCACGGGATCCCCAACCGGCCTCGTCCGCGCCCGGCGGTTCCAGGAGGTTCTTCGATCCGGAGGGATCGTCTCGACCATCCGACAACGGCGCGGCATCGATATTGCCGCCGGTTGCGGTCAATTGGCGGCCTCCGCTTCCTGA
- a CDS encoding right-handed parallel beta-helix repeat-containing protein yields the protein MRTLRYLLSMTLLMGCAVSGIQAGVEGLTEIRVDDLESLRSAQQLVGPSAPQLGGAITIRLGPGDFLLEDSFHIARSRVSLIGEAGTRLILADGVNKPVLAIGSQVEHPVASDQIERIVVANLEIDGNLSEQDSEVSRMQPWIRNNGIDVRAVRHLTVAGVSAGNNRSGGLVISWDSSDVRVEDSVFEGNFFDGVAYYASADVVTRNCTMRGNGFAGISLDNRMVKSRFEGCRVESNGAVGVFARNSVGLRFDNCVIEDSADWGVFLAHDEKARGVHDIEFAVCEIANNHGGLFMASVDDDQSSGTRVVSSAFRGNGKDGRSNIQTSGSTIWTVGLVELP from the coding sequence ATGCGAACCCTGCGTTACCTCCTCTCGATGACCCTGCTTATGGGCTGCGCGGTTTCGGGAATCCAGGCCGGAGTCGAGGGCTTGACCGAGATCCGGGTCGATGACCTGGAGAGTCTGCGGTCGGCGCAGCAGTTGGTCGGTCCATCGGCTCCCCAGCTGGGAGGAGCCATCACCATCCGCCTCGGCCCGGGGGATTTCCTCCTGGAGGACAGTTTTCACATTGCCCGTTCCCGCGTATCCCTTATCGGGGAGGCGGGAACCCGTCTGATCCTCGCCGACGGCGTCAACAAGCCGGTCCTCGCCATCGGGAGCCAGGTGGAGCATCCGGTCGCATCCGATCAGATTGAACGGATCGTTGTCGCGAATCTCGAAATCGACGGGAACCTGAGTGAGCAGGATTCCGAGGTCAGTCGGATGCAGCCCTGGATTCGGAACAACGGGATCGATGTCCGCGCCGTGCGTCATCTCACGGTCGCGGGCGTCTCCGCCGGCAATAACCGCTCGGGAGGGCTCGTCATCAGTTGGGATTCATCCGATGTCCGCGTGGAGGATTCCGTCTTCGAAGGGAATTTCTTCGATGGCGTCGCCTATTACGCAAGCGCGGACGTCGTCACTCGGAACTGCACGATGCGGGGCAACGGCTTTGCGGGGATCAGTCTGGACAACCGCATGGTCAAGAGCCGTTTCGAAGGATGTCGGGTGGAGTCAAACGGTGCGGTGGGCGTGTTTGCCCGCAACTCAGTCGGGCTGAGATTCGACAATTGCGTGATCGAGGATTCGGCCGACTGGGGAGTCTTTCTGGCTCACGACGAAAAGGCCCGGGGTGTCCATGACATCGAATTTGCCGTCTGTGAAATTGCGAATAACCACGGGGGACTCTTCATGGCCTCGGTGGATGATGATCAGTCGAGCGGCACCCGGGTCGTCAGTTCGGCATTTCGGGGAAATGGGAAGGATGGTCGGAGCAACATCCAGACTTCGGGCTCCACCATCTGGACGGTGGGGTTGGTCGAGTTGCCCTAG